The region GTCCGATCCATCAAACCCTCCCGCCCCAACTCCCACGGCGAACTCCTATGTCCCTGTTTATCTTTTTTAGTTCTTACGGCATGGGGATGTTTTGCCGAGCCTCGGGTTGGGGGCACAGATGGGGTGTCTAACGGGTGGTGAtttcaccaacaccacccccgaccAAAGATGCTCCCGTGTCCAAAACCGGAGCCTGGGCGCAGGCAGTGGAGTCAGACAGGCGGTATGAAGAcaaaggggtggtgggtgtggcgGTGAACCCGGGGGAATCCTGAGGAGTGGGTTGTCTGATGACCGGGAGCTCAAGATACGGCCGGCGGCCAAGGTGCTCGGGTACCCGGCTGAGAACGGGGGTGTGACCGAGGTCTGGGCTGGTTTGGCGCCTGAGGTGACGGCGGAAGGAACGGTGGAGAACCGGAGGTGAGTGcgatacctacctacctgcccACCTACTCCTCATTGGAGAAGGAAAagttgggtgatgatgatgctgactTGACACTAGTTATTCCCTGTGGGGGGATTTACCCCATCAGAGAGGACCTCAAGATGGCCGTTAGGtagagggaggaagggggaaacGGGCGGGACGGgggattttggggggttggtgtgaCGAGCAGGTTGAGCCTTTGGTAGGGGCGGGATAAGGTCACACACAGACCggaaaggtggtggtgatagaTTATGATGTGCGTTTCAGTCAGTCAATACTGACATGGGACAATGGTCTCCATCCTCACTCACGCCATTTCTATTCACCGCATGAAATCACACTTTCTACCAGTAAGTAAAATAATCGCGGCTGTCTTCCTCATTAATTACAACTCTTGCAAAGATCTTCAAAAATatatccatccatccaccagGGGTGGAGGCAAGGgtgacaaaagaaaagaagggggtATAACCATTCCAatcccaaaacaaaagaaataAATGACCGACGCCAGTCAGTGATGATGCTAGCTTGCTTCTCCCCTTCCTGAGAAGCTCCAATCTTATACTCCTTCttttccaaaaaaaaaaaagagaaaaaaaaaagacaaaaaaatCAAAACGCCTTGGATATATGCCCCAATCCCCTTTTCCAAAGTGATAAAACAAGCAAATAAAACAACACAACAGAAAAGAACAcagcccctccccccttatCAACTACCTCCCTAACCCCCCATATCCTCCCCCATTACCCCCATATTGATACctgtccccctccctccctccatactcctccccaacccgcccACTAACATACCCATCCCCCCTCGCAACCCCGCCCAAATCCGCCCGGTCCAACATCTCCGTAAAAGTAGTCATATCCGTATacctcctcccatcatccccctgTTGCGGCGTCCGATCCGGCGTGATATTCCTCGGATCCGCAAAAATATTGATACTAACACcactcacctccctcccttgcTGCTCCGGCGTCCTCGGCGCCAGTCCCCCCTGGTACCCCGGattcccatcatcactaACCGGCATATCCGGCATATCCACATACTTCCTCTGCCCGCCCGGTTGCTGGGGTGAATAATCCGCAATCAACCCCCCATAAGCAACACTGCTCATCCTCCTATTCTGATTTGGAGGTGAAGCAACAATCTGGTTGTTGTCGTAGGAGAGAACCGAGTTTCGCATGTCCATcgcgttgttgttgagcaTTTGCGGGGTGGGCAGCCTGGCTCCGAAATCTGTTCTCAACGCCGGTTTATCGTCGTGGAGGATAGGGGCGGAGATGATGTTGccaaaggaggaggtcgaccGCGAGAGTTTGAGGGGTGAGCTTGACGACGAAGCCGTCTGGCCAGCCTTTCTCTTgcggatgaagatgaaggcGAGGACGCCGGCGATGATTAATACCACTGCTCCCGCTGCGGCACCGCCCGCGATTCCGGCGATCGGAGGACCGGCAGACTGCGGGACTGCCGTCGCGGTCAGCGTCTCTGACGGACTCGCGGTTGTCGATGGTTTCGACGTGGGGGTGGTAGAAGGTCTCGAAGATGGTGTGCTCGACTGCGAAGGTGCAGAGTTCTGGTTGGTGTTCATGACACACTCGCCATTAACGCACGAGTACCCAAACGGACAGCAATCAGAGCCGCATTTGGGCAGAGAGCCCCCGAGGGCGGTTGTCTTGATGACAGAGTCGGGGGCCTTGTCGGCGTCTTGAAGCTCAATGTTGCAGTCGATGGGCCGGAGCTTTTGACATGTTGAACCGTTCGGACAGCAAACGACTGTGGTGTTgccggcgaggacgaggcaCCTGTCGCCTGTTGGGCAGCAGAAAGAGCTGGGGACGTTGGCGTTGCCGCATCCTGAAAAGTTTGGTGCACCGCATGTGTCTTCTTGCCTGGCGAATATCTCGTATGTCGTCGGGATCGCGGACGCGGTCGCCAAGATCATGGCGAGAGCGATGGCTCGGAGGGCTGTTCGTCTCCTGGCCATCTCGGAGAGGAACCGGTGTTATAATAACCCTTGATAACGTTTGTCTGGGCAGGCGTTGTGACGCCTGGGTAATGAGCTGTGTCCTATATTAGGTATCCCACGCTGGCAGGCACACGGTGTTCACCGAAACAGTGTGTGATGTTGCTATCGCTTCGGTTTGGCCCGAGtaagaaaggaaaaagacATAAGATGAACTTGTGGAATAGTCGAACCACGCAACAACACTGTAAGTGATTTGCAGAACCAAACCTGACTGGTAGCTAGTGAGcagaggagagagaaagagagataaaaaaaagagggcCACAGGCCACCTCGAGTGTATATCGAAGCAGAGATGAGATGACGCATTTCGCCTTCAACTCCATCGAGACAAGATCTCTGGCTATTCTCGCGCAGAAACTAGACGCAGGGTCAGGTTAGCAGGTCGGGCAGAAGAAGCCgtcctgtcctgtccaaCGGACCCTGCTGCGGACCCATCAGGAATATTCTGGGCCATGTCGAGCTGCGGGCGGTTGAGAGGTCGCTGTTGAAGCGCCGATGACCTCCTGGGGTGACCATATGACCCTGCCAGAAAAcgagtggtggtgagcaaCTCTCTTTCACCGTTGGCTCCGTCCCAAACGGGCAACTGGGCGTTTGGAGAACAGTCGTGACAGGCCGAGGCCGACCACCTGATTGGACAGCCCAACCAGATTGTGCTATTTTGGGTTACATAAAAATGACTCCACCTTACACTTGTTGGCAGCGTGCACGGTCCAGGTACCCGCATCAACCACACAGCCTTGTTTTAACGCCAGGAACAACAACTCAAGAatctccaaaaaaaaaaggaaaaaaaggccCGTTATCGCCAGCCCGCATACCCGTCAAGCGCGCTTCCCATGATAAAAGAGGcctcgttttttttttttcttcctcggcatcatACGTGGTCATCGGGGCTTAGAGTCTTGGTTTTGCAAGCTGGGCGGGTATCTAACATCCAGTATCCCAACTCTCGCGGCCGCGCCGCCCTGTCCTGATGCGATGATGGCAAGTCTGATATCCACCACACCTCACATCAAGCCGAGGTTTACCGCGCTTCATATCACAAAGCCCGGTTTCCTCTTGGCAAAAACTGTAGATCCGTGATACCCTTTCCTCGGCAGTGTGTGTTGTGGAATGGTACCACCCAACGCAGGCCTCAGATCTGGCCGGAGGGGCCGTCTACCGAACCCGGACCCGAAAAGACGGGAAGCCCACTTTGTTTCGCGCCAGACCCCCGAAACAGTCCTGGCCCGTTGTGGCCTTGACCACATGCAACTCTCAGAAAAACAAACATATAATAATCCCCATTGTTCGGCTTCAAAAGTGGCAGGTTCAGTAGGTTGGGATTGGGCTTGAGGTGCGCTTTGTTGATGAGACACGGACGGttgtgagatgagatggtgaTATGTAGGCCCCAGCGAAAATATTATATTCAATCTCTAACACAATGAAGAGTGTGATGTGTCAATCATCATGGTTGAAACCCGTTTTGCTTCAACACAAAAGTTACTGAATGAAGACACAGACAAACAGTCTCACATCCACCAAAGAGTGCATAAAAATATTCAATCTCAATACTTTTCATTCTTCACTTATCCCCTAAACTAATCCCACATcctcccaaaaaccccaatcATATCCAAATATTCATCAATCCATAAAAGAGCGTCGCCAACAGACTATGTCGCCATAGGTTATCTGATCAGGCTTTCTTTCAAAGGTCTCTCTCTCAATCTAAAAAGGCAATCAACATGTCAAAGCTAGAGAaaaaggtgaagaagagaccCAAAGTAGCCTAAAAGAAGTCCATAAAAATATGCCCCAATTTATGCATAAATGATCATCCAAAATGAAAGTGAAAAAGTACGTatcaaaacccaaaaaaagcAATAACAGACTGGTAAGGTATCATCGTCAATGAAAAAAGTAAAAGGTAcataaagaaaagaggagtgaaaaagaagaagagggtatAAGCAGGGGTATAGATATCATGTCGAAATCcaatgagaaaaaaaaaaaaaaaaaaaaaaaaaagaaaaaagaaaaaaaaagccaagagCGGAGTATTACCAAAggaaaccaacccccctttccaagcCCTAAATCATATTCCCAttcaccacaacctcaaacccctcccccttctgcTTCATGGCCTTAGCAAGCATCAACTCCCTCATCCAATCAATCCTctcatccctccccttgACCGCAAAGTGATGCGTCTTCCCCGTCCCATTCACCGCCCCCTcaatcccctccctctcccccccagcaccgctctccttcttcttacTGAGCACCCCCCCCAGCCCAAGCGCCTTCCTACCATCCTGCGGCACCAGCTGAAAACTAAAAGCAcccacatcccccctcctcgccaactcATCACTCCCCCGTCGGATATGCATCGCCTTGAACGCCGCCCCCAGCTTATTCCCGCTCTGCTGCATGCTGCTGCAGGCAATAGCATAGTCATCAATATCGATATACTCCAACGTCCtattcttctccttttcatCCTTGTGCATCGTCAGCCTTGTCCCCTGAAGTCTAAAGAAATGCTCGTGCCACTCGTGCCTGAGCATCtttgtttttctcttcttcatgaGACCTTGATAACTGATAGCCTCGCCACCCGTCATGTCAGGGGTGGGTTTATCGCTCACGGGCGACAGTCGGCCGTTGATGTTGACTGTTTTCACAccggtggggttgttggttgtagCAGTAGTAGTaatagtagtagtagtagctGTTGTTGTAGGGGGGATGGCTTTTTCCAACGTGGGGCGGTCGGTTTGTGTCCAGGGGTAGTTTACCCTCGGGGGAGCCTGCAACGGACGACGCTGCGAAAAAGAGCggttgagggtggaggggatgttgttgttgttgttgttgttgttggaaaggggggagacGATGCTGTTCTCGTCGAGGGCCGGCATGACGGGGAAGGAGGGCCGGCGGATGGTGTTGCGCGACAGAGACCGCATCGTGGGGTTGCGGTAGTTCATGTCGGGGGGCACAGACTGCGAAAAGTCACGcgagggggcggggagggaggtgatggtgatgggcacGTCCATTTCTGAGAAGGGTGTGCCGAAACGGTACATGGGAGCGGCGCCGGTGGGGGTGGACTCTGACGAAGAGGGGGAGAGTTCTCGGAAGGAGGGGATGACTTGGGAGATTGGGCGGGCGGAGCGGGTGCGGGCGGATTGAGGGTCGTAGGTgttgggtgtggtggtggatgggtgggttgggatggAGAGCTTGGGGAGGCCGCGGAGGCCGgtgtgaggttggggggtggtggtgttgctgccgtAGACCGGGGAGTTGCTCACGGGGGAGATCTCaaagggtggtgttggggggacTTCGCTGCTGGTGgagtgttggtgttggaagtCGAGGAAGTGACGGACGTTGTCCTGGGCGTCTCTTGTCTCGACATTACGAAGGGCAGCTTCTTGGAGGTACTGCATTGTTGTGAAGGCACCGGGTCCCATGACATCGGATGAAGCCACCACAGAAGGGACGACGTCGGATACCGGGCGGAACTCGTCCTCTTCCGGCGCGCCTAGACCCGTGGTAGCGGTGACCTTTCCAAGGTCGCCGGCAAGCATGATGACGCCCTTGTCGTTGAGGAACGGGTGGTCCTTCTGGAAGGCCTCCATCAGCCGCTTGTATCTCTTGGCCTTGGAGCAGTTCTCGCCCTTGGAGCACTGGTGAGGCTTTGGCAGTACCTGCTCAATACCCACGATGGACACCGACTCCAAAGGAGAGATGACATCGTTAATCTTCAACCTCGGCTTCCGCTTGTCCTTGGTCGCGCcgctctccttcctcttgaGTTCCCTTCTGACCTGCTTGTCCGGCTCATCCTCAATCGGTGTCTCGGGCATAGGCTCCGGCTTCTGCATGTCCCTCATGCTGTGAAtctcctcccaaaccaacGTCCTCACGCCAAAAGATGAAATCCCTAGCTCCTTCAAGTCCTCAAACTTCAACGTGATCAAAATAGCACCCGTGATATCATTCTCGACAAACTTTTCCGCGGCGGGAAGCTCAACACCGGCATTCAGCATCCTCTGCGCAACCATTTCCGGAGACCACATATGCAGCGCCGACGTATCAAGCTCCTCGTCGGTAAACTCAAAAGGGCCGGCCGTGTTGCGCCTCTTTTTTGGCAGAGCGGTGAGGTGAACATCCTGAAGCTGGTAGTCCATCAGATGTGGCTTCTTGGGCGTCACAGGCGAGAGCGAAAGCGCATGTTGCAACTCGATGGACTGGGCCGAGGACATGGAGCTCCGGAACAGGTGAGGACCTCTCGGGCCTTCTACTGGTTGCTGCTTCACTTCATACGTGTCGAATGCGAAGGGCCGTTGCCGCAGGGACCTTGGTGTTTGGACCTCGTCGTatgtggagagggtggtaaAGCTGTGTTGGCCGGACTGCGTGTTGTTGTTAGCAACTGCCCCTCTGTCCACATCAGGGGTGATCAACGCACCGAACCGCCAATGCTGGCACGGGGGGAACATTCGCCATCTTCGATTCCTTCCAGATCCCCGAATTCGCTGTAgacctcgtcgtcgtcgtcgtcgtcatcatgaTCATCATGTTCGTGGCCCATCTCGGCTTCTGACTCCATGAATTCCGTGTACACAGAGTTTGGCCTGTCATTGAAAGCCGGCGTTGTGAATACCGgacccctcgccctccccttttccctcaTTTCCATCTGCGGGTGCTCTCGTGGAGCGAAGCGTACTTGAGCCTATAAAATTGTTAGTATTTCACTCACTATTCAGCTATTCATGCCTACCATTGTGAAATCAGACTCGGTGTAACAGGTGAGATTGGCAGAGTAAATTGTTTGCCAAGGTAAGGAGTTAGTGCCGTTGCCGGCAGTGTTTGCCTTTCAAAAAGACAAGATAGGTTCTTAAGACGGAGTAGTTGGGACGAACTAGACACTGTTGTTCGCATGCCGACTCGGTCACTGCTTGAAGCCAAAAGCGGGAGAAGAGGACAAGAGGTGGGACGGTGTGGCGGGCGGCTACAGATATGGGTTATGTACCACGGTCCACGGTATGGCAAGCCGCGATGTCGGGGTTACTGCTACTACAGCAGATGTGCAAGCGCTCGGATGGGAGGCAACGGTGCGGTGCGCTGCGGTGCGGTGCAGTGTCCAAGGTGGCCGGTCACAATGTGATCGGtcggtgtggtgtggtgtggtgtgatAAGTGTTAAGTGTTGGGGGCCGGAGAATGAAGAGATAGGTAGCATGCCAtctatccatccatccatcctctGTCCGGCACTCGCAGAGACACGCAtgaaagcagcagcagcagtagcaaGACTCGCAGGAACACCCTTCCACCCTTCCAGGTTTCCCCTAGCACGCACCCATTCCGGGGTATAATTATAGCAGGGCATCGCATCGAACTAGGGACGGCCGAAAGGCGAAGGCTGGTTGGGCAGATGGCCACATCTCTCTGCAGTCCACTCTGCATGGACTGCAGAGAAGTCACGGATGTGCAGACGGACGGTGAGAGGATGGGTGGTGAGTTGTTGTCATTGGTGAGAAATTCATGTGGTGCTTGAATGGTACCGAGCAATGCTGTGTTGCAATTGGTCCATCTGCACAAAATCGCTTCGAAATAGACGGCTTAAGCGCCCAGTGACAGGCGCTAAGCCCTTCCTGTCaaacatccatcccatccccccacaACACTCCAGACTCTTCCCTGCCCTGGCAACAACTGAACTGGACCTGGCCCGCCGCTCCCCGACCTCCTTGTGTTCCTTTTTCTCACCTTGCCTCCGCTCATCAGGCCGAATCTTGCGGGAAAAGGTCTATCAAATCGGCCTCAGCGCGGCCGGTCATAAGATCCGGCATACATCCGCTGGCATTCCATATTCCAGATCCCTTCCATGAGGCCTCAGAGGGAACCTGCCGCCGATCATTTCTGGCCCGACAATAGACAAGGAGTGTCTCGGTCTCGAAGGACACACTCTCCGGCGGATGAGAGCCACTCTGTACCCTCTCTCGCATTGCTTTGCCGCGTGGGGTGGTCAGCATGAGTGCCGTGCAGTGCTCACTCCGTTGCACAGAGACAGCGGCCCCGCACGCTCACCAAgggcacagcacagcacagcagaGCAGCAGTCGCGGggtcaaccaccaccgacaaccGGTTTATTCCCTCTCGCTGTGTTCTCATGATAATCCCCATTTCTTACTCCATATCCCTTCTCCATCAAGGCCCGTCCCGACCGATACACTAGGTAATCTCATCACCCAATTGGGCTCTCACCCTTCACCAAAAGTCAATTGGGCACAAGAGAGAGTCATCTGTGATCGGCAACTACCCACGCAATAGTCTTGGATTGCCCGTTGTAGCTTACACGGTGGAACGGTCCGAGAAAAAAACTTCTGGCCACTTCCCTACAATCCTGCTGCGCTCAGCCGTGGGTGGGCAGGCTTGCCTCGTTGGTCAGCTCCTCCTCTCGCTCGGCCTTCACAAAGATACCTCTCTTTGCcttacccctcccccccgccagTCCTACCCAATAAGTGGGGGATAACATGACCCTTTTACTCCAAAAGCACATGAACACCCCAAAAAGACCCCCTGCCGGGCCATTTTCCATACTATCGTGACAGGGCAGCAGGGTGGTTCCTACCCGAGACTGGGCTTCAAGCGTGGATATCCGCATGAACAAGCCCTCTCTTGCGGTGAAGCCATCCCGGGAGTCCACCTCGGCCAGTcgtctttttttgtttgttttttgcCCTTGACCACTGTCTGCGTCATCGTACACAGCCATCCTTGCCACGCGGTTCATTCAGCTAGGTTCTGTCTGTCTACCCGACTGTCAGGGTTCCCCGCGGCCGCCGCCCAGCCAgacagcggcggcggcggcggtgagaTATCAAGGCAAAAATCTTGAATTTCTAACCTTGTAAACACACACAAGGCAGGAAATATCATATGATCAAGCATGGGTAGGTATCAAGTATCGGTTCAACTCTCTTCTGAGGGGGTAATAATCGATAATTAGCAAGACCTCCACGTCAATCTGCAAACAAGGACTTGATCCGATATCTCTTAACAAACCCATTGTCATTCATTCTCAATCTGGCAATTTTAGCACTTACACCTAGTGTACCTAGGCTATCTCCTTCCGAACTCGCTAACGCTTCCGACATCTTTTTCCCTCACCAATGTGCGAGATCTCAACAAACAGctagagaaaaaaaaaaaaaaaaaaaaaaaaagacatgaaCAGGGTAGCTAAAGTGCTTGCAGCTCGTCTCCTCACAGACCGCAACTCTTCTTATCCCTGTCACTGAACACAGCACAACTGTAAAAACGAAATAGAGAAAAAAGTGCAAGCCCTAAAGTGAGTGTAGCTTCCCGAACGTGGTATCATCGTACCACTTCTTCAATGTGTGTAACCCCCGATCCtttcctcccacccccccccaaccccccaacccccaaaaccccgcTTGTTGTCCTACAGCCATATAAGTGGGTGAGAACGATCCAAAGATGCGGCGTACTGCAAATGTCGTGATCCTGTGATACGTTTTTGTCGGGTTCCTTACATTGGGATTTTGGATATCTCAGGTACATAATAGCAGGAGGGGGGAAGTACAGTACCGTGTAGTACAGCATGTAGATAAAACCTTTCTCGGGCTTGCGTGGTGGAAACACACCGActctttcccttccttttTGTGCCGGCGGGTGGATGTTTGTCTAACCTGAAGGATGACCATGTGGTAGATATTCTTCGGTTTAGGAGAATTATCTACCTTGTTCTTCGGGAAACCCGTGGGGGGCGTTCGCAAGCACACATGATCCAAAGAGTTTCGGGTGTTCGCAAAGTAACAGGCAAACAACCACAATGCCGAGCAACCTCACTACTGCATCCCCGTACCTGCTGCCAGTAGGTAGCCTACTCCATGCGAACTTTTTAAAGTGCTTACATGCCTATACAGCAAGCAGAACGAAAAAGCTTCCTGCAgggggtaggtaggtaggagAGGTAAGGTGGTGATACAACGGATGGTGGTtacaaaaacaaccccccgcCCGGGTACGGGCATGCTTCTAGATGTTCTGTCTTGGAAGGGAGACAACTCTACCCAACCAGACGGCTGAGTTGAgtcagaagaggaagaagtaGCACTTTTACCGCTTCATGTTGCTCGCCTTGCGAGACAGAACAACGAAGGTACGGTAGGGATGTGTTGTCTTGTTACAACAGGGCTAATATCCTCCATTGACCGCCCAAGGTGAACGGGTATCGACAGATCTTGTCTCTTACCTACCGGGCCACCGGCAGAGAGGGGGTTCCTTCATTCGGCGTGTCCACAGTCTGCCATCAATTCTCGCCCTGTTGATGCCCAAGCGGAACTCCCAAGTATGACTCAAAGATAGCGGTGACCTTtcctgacgacgacgacttcGTTTTCTTAtttcccattcccattcccaatACCAATACCAGGAGCAGCCCTGTTTTGCCCTGAAACCGATAACCCTTCCTCAAGAATGGATCCATCATTCCTCTTGCCCTCGCTTCTCTTTGCCCTTTCCCGTCTGGTTCTGTCTGGGCTCCTCAGGAGGAAAAAATGTCTGCAGATGGTGCCATGAGTGGAATATCCTCATCTTGCCAAACCATAGCCAAGTTCATCCCAGAAGCTGTGATAGGCCCTCAACTTGAGGTATCAAATAACAAAAGGAGATATCCCCCCTTTCGCCATCGCTCACATGACATTTCCACCCTGCGGCCTCTTCTTCgacccaccaccctcctctacACAAAAGTGATGAGTGGATTGGTGGTGTTCACTCAACATCAGATCCTGAGTCAACCCTCCAAACCAAGctaaccccccccaacccgTGATGAAAAATGCCATCTTGACAATCTAACTGGTCGTCAGAATCAACAAGTCTCAAAAAACGGTCCAGTCTAGACTAGAGCGCTTCCCAAAAACAGGTGTGGGTTGCACTCATCCACTCTAAAAGAATTTAGACTACTGGGTCTTGGTGGGTTTACGCAGTCCGATTCGTTCAAGAAGATGCCGAGAAACTTTTCCATATTCTGAACAAATGGAGTCTCACACGCCATTCATTGATGTGAGACTTTTTCCTGTTGAAACGAAAATGCGGATAATCGTTTTTTCTCAGACCCACGTGGGAACTTTTGATTCACTTCGTTGGtgaaccaaaaaaaacacacaaaaaaaaaaaaaacgcgTATCCGTAAAACAAGCGAGAATTGTGACATTTGAAAAATGACTTGTTCTCTGAGATCGTCGTTATCGTTTTCCCCTCGTTGTGTGCGAGAGTGACACACACCACAAAACCATCACACCTCGGATCACATCGAAATACCTGATACCCCAGGTCTCGGCATCGCGACTAGGTACtaggggaaaaagaagacaCATCGAAAACTTTGCTGGTGGACTAGCTTTGTCGataaaccaaaaaaaaaaaagaaaaaaaaagtcccgGTCGTTAGCTCGCTCGGGGACATCTCCGCGCGCAACCTGATGATCCTCGATCTCCTTGTCTTCCCGGATGGTGCCCGTCACGGAAGCTATCGGTGATGCAGCGTGACGACGTGCATTAATTGATCAGATTTTCATCTCTCTTGTGTGTGGTGCTTTGTTGCTGACAATTGCGATGTTCTCGTCACCGATGCCGAGAACGCCTACGGGGCCAAGGTCAACAAGTTCCCCGGGGACAAAGTGGACACTAGGATCCCTAAATGGTCCGAGCAAACGAGAGAAACAAGGGGACCCCCGGACCCGGGCTTGATGATCGGAAGCCGGGTTCAGGTGTGATGATGGCACTGAGGGGTTTTGAATCTCTTGGACAGGGTGCCAGGTGGAGCTCTGGATCTCTTGAACGTGCTCCGCTAACGAGTTGACTGCCagaaaggggaagaggtgagGGGCACTAGTGAACGGTTTCGCCTTGTGAATTTGacaggtgaggtgaggtgaggctACCTATTCAGCGGAGGTTTTGGCGTGTGGGAGCTTCCGTATACTGCTGGAAAGTGGTTGACTCGTGGCACGTGGGTGTGTGTTCTCTGCACTGTTTAAGCCCGCCGACGATACCCACGAGCTTGATCAGATGAGCCACGGGAGGCCATTTAGGCGGTGTTCCTGTCAAGGCCTTTTCAGCAGCTAAGCTGTGGGCTTTCTATTCGCGGGCCGTCGGTGCCAACGATGCAAGTGAACAATTCTCTGGTCGCACGGGCGCTGGAGAAATGGAAAATAAAGCCGGGTGGCATCATGAGGATCTGCTACCACCATGCCCTTTTGCCCGCAAAGCATTGAACGCCACTAGATTAGATAGCCAAAGAAGCAACGAAGATGGCAGGCCGATAGACTCACCCCTTCCCACGCGGTCGTTGTCAAGTGTGTGATTGtgacaagacaagaaaagTTCCACATGGGACGGACCGGGCTCGTTGAAGCTATCGCTCAGCCGTTTCACCCGCTCATGATATCCATAGCTTGGTCTCCATCAGTGAATTGCCCGGGGGTCCATCCGAAAGAGCACtttggaaaaggaagaggagcgaCATTCCTGGATTTCTTCGTCGACAGATCGGAGCAACGCCGTTATGCCGCGT is a window of Podospora pseudopauciseta strain CBS 411.78 chromosome 1, whole genome shotgun sequence DNA encoding:
- a CDS encoding hypothetical protein (EggNog:ENOG503P4AX) — its product is MARRRTALRAIALAMILATASAIPTTYEIFARQEDTCGAPNFSGCGNANVPSSFCCPTGDRCLVLAGNTTVVCCPNGSTCQKLRPIDCNIELQDADKAPDSVIKTTALGGSLPKCGSDCCPFGYSCVNGECVMNTNQNSAPSQSSTPSSRPSTTPTSKPSTTASPSETLTATAVPQSAGPPIAGIAGGAAAGAVVLIIAGVLAFIFIRKRKAGQTASSSSSPLKLSRSTSSFGNIISAPILHDDKPALRTDFGARLPTPQMLNNNAMDMRNSVLSYDNNQIVASPPNQNRRMSSVAYGGLIADYSPQQPGGQRKYVDMPDMPVSDDGNPGYQGGLAPRTPEQQGREVSGVSINIFADPRNITPDRTPQQGDDGRRYTDMTTFTEMLDRADLGGVARGDGYVSGRVGEEYGGREGDRYQYGGNGGGYGGLGR
- a CDS encoding hypothetical protein (COG:S; EggNog:ENOG503Q4NV), whose product is MAQVRFAPREHPQMEMREKGRARGPVFTTPAFNDRPNSVYTEFMESEAEMGHEHDDHDDDDDDDEVYSEFGDLEGIEDGECSPRASIGGSSGQHSFTTLSTYDEVQTPRSLRQRPFAFDTYEVKQQPVEGPRGPHLFRSSMSSAQSIELQHALSLSPVTPKKPHLMDYQLQDVHLTALPKKRRNTAGPFEFTDEELDTSALHMWSPEMVAQRMLNAGVELPAAEKFVENDITGAILITLKFEDLKELGISSFGVRTLVWEEIHSMRDMQKPEPMPETPIEDEPDKQVRRELKRKESGATKDKRKPRLKINDVISPLESVSIVGIEQVLPKPHQCSKGENCSKAKRYKRLMEAFQKDHPFLNDKGVIMLAGDLGKVTATTGLGAPEEDEFRPVSDVVPSVVASSDVMGPGAFTTMQYLQEAALRNVETRDAQDNVRHFLDFQHQHSTSSEVPPTPPFEISPVSNSPVYGSNTTTPQPHTGLRGLPKLSIPTHPSTTTPNTYDPQSARTRSARPISQVIPSFRELSPSSSESTPTGAAPMYRFGTPFSEMDVPITITSLPAPSRDFSQSVPPDMNYRNPTMRSLSRNTIRRPSFPVMPALDENSIVSPLSNNNNNNNNIPSTLNRSFSQRRPLQAPPRVNYPWTQTDRPTLEKAIPPTTTATTTTITTTATTNNPTGVKTVNINGRLSPVSDKPTPDMTGGEAISYQGLMKKRKTKMLRHEWHEHFFRLQGTRLTMHKDEKEKNRTLEYIDIDDYAIACSSMQQSGNKLGAAFKAMHIRRGSDELARRGDVGAFSFQLVPQDGRKALGLGGVLSKKKESGAGGEREGIEGAVNGTGKTHHFAVKGRDERIDWMRELMLAKAMKQKGEGFEVVVNGNMI